Proteins from a genomic interval of Chloracidobacterium sp.:
- a CDS encoding tyrosine-type recombinase/integrase: protein MWTENQKQKLELLRGRFIEYLMAVNYSPATLVNYSRDAGIFLDWLTENTALNSIADVTAAHLSQYQITGTLRIEHGKGNETRLVPLTQSSQTALKLYLEQARTAFASQPGQIRLFVSSRSGGPLDVDDIRRIVRKWTKNANIKKNVTPHTMRHSCATHLLKGRADIRQIQKLLGHRRLSSTEIYTHVELGDLAEVISRCHPREKSGR, encoded by the coding sequence ATGTGGACGGAGAATCAAAAGCAAAAACTGGAGCTTCTAAGAGGCCGCTTTATCGAATATCTGATGGCTGTAAACTACTCGCCGGCGACGCTTGTAAACTACAGTCGGGACGCTGGAATCTTTCTCGATTGGCTGACGGAAAACACCGCCTTGAACTCCATCGCCGACGTGACGGCCGCGCATCTTTCGCAGTATCAGATAACGGGTACGCTTCGGATCGAGCACGGCAAAGGAAATGAGACGCGGCTGGTGCCGCTCACTCAATCGTCGCAGACAGCCTTGAAGCTCTATCTCGAACAGGCGCGTACCGCTTTTGCATCCCAGCCGGGACAGATCCGCTTGTTCGTCTCGTCGCGTTCGGGCGGGCCGCTGGACGTGGACGACATACGCCGGATCGTCCGCAAATGGACGAAGAACGCCAACATAAAAAAGAACGTCACGCCGCACACGATGAGGCATTCATGTGCCACCCATCTGCTCAAGGGCAGGGCTGACATACGGCAGATACAGAAGCTTCTCGGACACCGCCGCCTGTCGTCAACCGAGATCTACACGCATGTCGAACTGGGCGATCTGGCTGAGG
- a CDS encoding toprim domain-containing protein, translated as MAIENEDILALKQNISLAGVVRSRGVELKKKGRQLWGLCPFHEDTEPSFAVDERKGLWNCLGKCGEGGDAFSFVMKADGIGFAEAFALLQEIEPQRRRDAEEDKQLTTDNRPQTTALEYLEKAVSYYHKSLVKNEKAIAYLQSRGITPEAVRVFRLGYVDGTLRGRVNPDGRRSLESLGLLNEKGNETMYGSVVFPLVDAGTNQAVGLYARHTEKQQHLYLSGKRRGLFNPAGAKETDEIVLTESVIDALALWSIGIRNVTCAYGVNALTDEILAHLQESRIRRVVLMLDADDAGREAALKFAEKLSAIGIESRTVDLPAKDASEFVVNGGTLEAVQRLIEPQRRGDGETAETRAAGSVPLPDGTLQIVLDNREYRVRADGRRT; from the coding sequence ATGGCAATCGAAAACGAGGACATTCTGGCATTGAAGCAAAACATCAGCCTGGCCGGTGTGGTTCGCTCTCGCGGAGTCGAGTTGAAAAAGAAAGGGCGGCAGCTTTGGGGGCTTTGTCCGTTTCATGAAGATACGGAGCCGTCGTTTGCCGTCGATGAAAGAAAAGGCTTGTGGAACTGCCTGGGCAAATGCGGCGAGGGCGGGGACGCGTTCAGCTTTGTGATGAAAGCGGACGGGATCGGCTTTGCGGAGGCCTTTGCTTTATTGCAGGAAATTGAACCGCAGAGACGCCGAGACGCCGAGGAGGATAAGCAACTGACCACTGATAACCGGCCACAGACCACTGCTTTGGAATATCTGGAGAAAGCCGTCAGCTACTATCACAAATCGCTGGTGAAAAATGAGAAGGCGATCGCTTATTTGCAAAGTCGCGGGATCACGCCGGAAGCGGTCCGGGTCTTTCGCCTGGGCTATGTTGACGGCACACTGCGCGGGCGTGTGAACCCGGACGGTCGTAGGAGTCTCGAATCACTTGGACTTTTGAATGAGAAAGGCAATGAGACGATGTACGGCTCGGTGGTCTTTCCGCTCGTTGACGCGGGCACGAATCAAGCAGTCGGTCTTTACGCCCGGCACACGGAAAAGCAGCAGCACTTGTATCTTTCGGGCAAGCGGCGAGGGCTTTTCAATCCGGCGGGAGCAAAAGAGACGGACGAGATCGTCCTGACCGAGAGCGTGATCGACGCTTTGGCTCTGTGGTCGATCGGCATCAGGAATGTGACTTGTGCCTACGGCGTGAACGCTCTGACGGATGAGATCCTCGCGCACCTGCAGGAATCCCGGATCAGACGAGTCGTGCTAATGCTCGACGCGGACGATGCGGGCCGCGAAGCCGCCCTAAAGTTCGCCGAGAAGCTATCGGCAATCGGCATAGAAAGCCGCACGGTCGATCTTCCGGCAAAAGACGCATCGGAGTTCGTTGTAAATGGCGGAACGCTTGAGGCGGTCCAAAGACTTATTGAACCGCAGAGACGCGGAGACGGAGAGACGGCGGAAACGCGGGCCGCAGGGAGTGTGCCTTTGCCCGATGGAACATTGCAGATCGTTCTCGACAATCGGGAATACAGAGTGCGGGCTGACGGGCGTCGGACTTGA
- a CDS encoding helix-turn-helix transcriptional regulator produces the protein MISQGGRPAKKERTAFGERLYLVRVAAGLSQQQLADKLGLSQRAYAYWERHPVALRPDQLEQLAAVLNISVSDLMGEKEEKKRGTGPTGRMKQLFEQANDLPRSQQQKIAAVLEAFISQQRQAEKQKA, from the coding sequence ATGATCTCGCAAGGCGGAAGACCCGCGAAAAAGGAAAGAACCGCTTTCGGCGAACGGCTTTATCTTGTGCGCGTCGCGGCTGGCCTGTCGCAGCAGCAGCTTGCCGACAAGCTCGGCCTTTCACAACGCGCCTATGCTTACTGGGAACGTCACCCGGTCGCTCTCCGGCCCGACCAGCTTGAACAACTCGCCGCCGTGCTGAACATCTCGGTGTCGGATTTGATGGGAGAAAAGGAAGAAAAGAAAAGAGGAACGGGACCGACCGGTAGAATGAAACAGCTATTCGAGCAGGCCAATGATCTGCCCCGCTCACAACAGCAAAAGATCGCCGCCGTCCTCGAAGCCTTTATTAGTCAGCAAAGACAAGCCGAAAAGCAAAAGGCGTGA
- a CDS encoding transposase — protein sequence MSNNGTVRIKRKYDDEFKRSALKMIDNGQTVRSVAESLGVGENLLHKWKSARRSGASDLEKEVIELRAAKRQLELERDILKKALSIFSRQQ from the coding sequence ATGAGCAACAATGGAACGGTAAGAATTAAACGGAAATATGACGATGAGTTCAAGCGGAGTGCTTTGAAGATGATCGACAATGGGCAGACTGTTCGGTCGGTGGCGGAGAGTTTGGGAGTTGGAGAGAATCTGCTGCACAAGTGGAAGTCAGCGAGACGGTCCGGGGCGAGCGATCTTGAAAAGGAAGTGATCGAGCTACGGGCCGCAAAGAGGCAGCTTGAGTTGGAGCGTGACATCTTAAAAAAAGCCTTGAGCATTTTCTCCCGGCAGCAGTAG
- a CDS encoding tyrosine-type recombinase/integrase, whose amino-acid sequence MWTENQKQKLELLRGRFIEYLTAVNYSPATLVNYSRDARVFLDWLVENTALNSIADVTAAHLSQYQISLYRLETEDEKTGRKRQRLSSGAQANKLAAMKRFFLWLWQEGVIVHNPSASIQMPKQPKMLPRNILTPAEAKRLIESIPIEKARDIRDRSILEVMYATGIRRAELVSLTIYDVEMQTGTLRIEHGKGNETRLVPLTQSSQTALKLYLEQARTAFASQPGQIRLFVSSRSGGPLDVDDIRRIVRKWTKNANIKKNVTPHTMRHSCATHLLKGRADIRQIQKLLGHRRLSSTEIYTHVELGDLAEVISRCHPREKSGR is encoded by the coding sequence ATGTGGACGGAGAATCAAAAGCAAAAACTGGAGCTTCTAAGAGGCCGCTTTATCGAATATCTGACGGCCGTAAACTACTCGCCGGCGACGCTTGTAAACTACTCTCGCGATGCACGGGTCTTCCTCGATTGGCTGGTGGAAAACACCGCCTTGAACTCAATCGCCGACGTGACGGCCGCGCATCTTTCGCAGTATCAGATCTCGCTTTACCGGCTTGAAACGGAAGACGAAAAAACGGGCCGGAAAAGGCAGAGGCTTTCATCGGGAGCACAGGCCAACAAACTGGCGGCGATGAAGCGGTTCTTTCTCTGGCTGTGGCAGGAAGGCGTGATCGTTCACAACCCGTCCGCTTCGATCCAGATGCCGAAGCAGCCGAAGATGCTCCCGCGAAATATCCTCACCCCCGCCGAAGCGAAGCGGCTGATCGAGAGCATCCCGATAGAGAAAGCGAGAGACATTCGCGACCGCTCCATTCTGGAGGTGATGTACGCAACCGGCATCAGGAGAGCGGAGCTTGTGAGCCTTACGATCTACGATGTGGAGATGCAGACGGGTACGCTTCGGATCGAGCACGGCAAAGGAAATGAGACGCGGCTGGTGCCGCTCACTCAATCGTCGCAGACAGCCTTGAAGCTCTATCTCGAACAGGCGCGTACCGCTTTTGCATCCCAGCCGGGACAGATCCGCTTGTTCGTCTCGTCGCGTTCGGGCGGGCCGCTGGACGTGGACGACATACGCCGGATCGTCCGCAAATGGACGAAGAACGCCAACATAAAAAAGAACGTCACGCCGCACACGATGAGGCATTCATGTGCCACCCATCTGCTCAAGGGCAGGGCTGACATACGGCAGATACAGAAGCTTCTCGGACACCGCCGCCTGTCGTCAACCGAGATCTACACGCATGTCGAACTGGGCGATCTGGCTGAGGTCATCAGCCGCTGTCATCCCAGAGAAAAAAGCGGTCGATAA
- a CDS encoding DNA primase produces MGNLFHLDTLDLYQARARANFAQIAAKHCRVNESVINADLLSLIETLEAERLSMRKTSTNEAESTAAMTEAEKREAIAFLKDEKLCERIVEDFRRCGLVGERSTVLTAYLGSISRKLTEPLALLIVARSGAGKSALQDALCAFVPPEELVRVTRLTGQALFYKDPYSLQRKMLVIAEDEGAMQAVYSLRTLASDQRLSIAATRTDPATGKLSTEHYEVFGPVVIVITTTSAEAFDEETRSRFVQLSMNESIEQTRIILSQQRHQHSLSGVLEKAESEEIKRLHHHAQRMLKPLAVVNPFVEHLTYPSERLIHRREQRKYLSLINSIALLHQYQREIKTAKRGEIEIEYVEVELSDIALANELAEEILGKAMDELAPPVRGMFEAIREACKRRAEELKIKACDVQLTRREIRETTAWSDWQVRMYCQKLVEMEYLWAIQAVNGKPSVYQLASDAESEVQSLRGLTGVDELKTRLKDAAKEKAASR; encoded by the coding sequence GTGGGGAATCTCTTTCACCTGGACACGCTCGATCTTTATCAGGCAAGAGCGAGGGCGAACTTCGCGCAGATAGCCGCCAAGCATTGCCGCGTGAACGAATCTGTTATCAATGCCGATCTACTTTCGCTGATCGAAACGCTCGAAGCCGAAAGGCTGTCGATGCGAAAGACCTCGACCAATGAAGCGGAATCGACGGCGGCGATGACCGAGGCCGAGAAGCGGGAGGCGATAGCTTTCCTGAAAGACGAAAAGCTGTGTGAGCGAATAGTGGAGGACTTCCGGCGGTGCGGTCTGGTGGGCGAACGCTCGACGGTGTTGACGGCTTACCTGGGGTCGATCAGCCGGAAACTGACGGAACCGCTTGCCCTGCTTATCGTCGCCCGTTCGGGTGCTGGCAAATCGGCATTGCAGGACGCTCTCTGTGCGTTTGTGCCGCCGGAGGAGCTTGTCAGGGTTACGAGGCTGACCGGCCAGGCTCTTTTCTACAAAGACCCTTATTCATTGCAAAGAAAGATGCTGGTGATCGCCGAGGACGAAGGAGCGATGCAGGCCGTCTACTCACTTAGGACGCTTGCCTCGGATCAGAGGCTTTCGATCGCGGCGACCCGGACGGACCCGGCGACCGGGAAACTTTCGACGGAACATTACGAAGTCTTTGGACCCGTTGTGATCGTGATAACGACGACCTCAGCCGAAGCGTTCGACGAGGAGACCCGCAGCCGCTTTGTGCAGCTTTCGATGAACGAATCGATCGAGCAGACGCGGATCATTCTTTCACAGCAGCGGCATCAGCACAGTCTTTCGGGAGTGCTGGAAAAGGCGGAATCGGAAGAGATCAAACGGCTGCATCACCACGCCCAAAGAATGCTCAAACCGCTGGCCGTCGTCAACCCTTTTGTCGAACATCTGACCTACCCCAGCGAAAGACTCATCCACCGCCGAGAGCAAAGAAAGTATCTCTCGCTTATCAACTCGATAGCACTTCTTCACCAATATCAAAGAGAGATCAAAACCGCGAAACGCGGCGAGATCGAGATCGAATATGTCGAGGTCGAGCTGTCCGATATTGCACTCGCGAACGAGCTGGCCGAGGAGATCCTCGGCAAGGCAATGGACGAGCTGGCGCCGCCCGTGCGTGGAATGTTCGAGGCGATAAGAGAAGCGTGTAAGAGACGAGCGGAAGAACTAAAGATCAAGGCTTGCGATGTCCAACTTACACGCCGGGAGATACGCGAGACGACCGCATGGAGCGACTGGCAGGTGAGGATGTATTGCCAGAAGCTGGTCGAGATGGAATATCTCTGGGCGATCCAGGCGGTGAACGGAAAGCCGAGCGTGTACCAGTTGGCGAGCGATGCGGAGAGCGAGGTGCAAAGCCTGCGCGGACTGACCGGAGTTGACGAGTTGAAAACGCGACTAAAGGACGCGGCTAAAGAGAAAGCGGCGAGTCGATAG
- a CDS encoding toprim domain-containing protein, giving the protein MIDALALWSIGIRNVTCAYGVNALTDEILAHLQESRIRRVVLMLDADDAGREAALKFAEKLSAIGIESRTVDLPAKDASEFVVNGGTLEAVQRLIEPQRRGDGETAETRAAGSVPLPDGTLQIVLDNREYRVRADGRRT; this is encoded by the coding sequence GTGATCGACGCTTTGGCTCTGTGGTCGATCGGCATCAGGAATGTGACTTGTGCCTACGGCGTGAACGCTCTGACGGATGAGATCCTCGCGCACCTGCAGGAATCCCGGATCAGACGAGTCGTGCTAATGCTCGACGCGGACGATGCGGGCCGCGAAGCCGCCCTAAAGTTCGCCGAGAAGCTATCGGCAATCGGCATAGAAAGCCGCACGGTCGATCTTCCGGCAAAAGACGCATCGGAGTTCGTTGTAAATGGCGGAACGCTTGAGGCGGTCCAAAGACTTATTGAACCGCAGAGACGCGGAGACGGAGAGACGGCGGAAACGCGGGCCGCAGGGAGTGTGCCTTTGCCCGATGGAACATTGCAGATCGTTCTCGACAATCGGGAATACAGAGTGCGCGCTGACGGGCGTCGGACTTGA
- a CDS encoding helix-turn-helix domain-containing protein, protein MRLKKWLYTVEVMAGRPAEKEAPFFGKRLSAVRRSKGLTQQQLADKLGIKRSLIDYYETRSPNPALDFIERSAAALEVSVAELLGSQPNASRSKPGPQSQLQRKFEQVKLLPDRKRKSPTPAPALGKNSGGGDRATAPPPPQTRGAEVSPMMAPGMYVQIFIVSLCYV, encoded by the coding sequence ATGAGATTGAAAAAGTGGCTTTATACTGTCGAAGTTATGGCAGGCAGACCGGCAGAAAAAGAAGCCCCGTTTTTTGGAAAGAGACTTTCGGCGGTGCGCCGCAGTAAGGGCTTAACCCAACAGCAACTAGCGGACAAGCTCGGCATCAAGCGCTCGCTGATCGATTACTACGAAACGCGATCCCCGAACCCGGCCCTGGATTTCATCGAACGCTCCGCCGCCGCTCTCGAAGTGTCGGTCGCCGAACTATTGGGCAGCCAGCCCAATGCCTCACGCTCAAAGCCCGGCCCGCAGTCGCAGCTCCAAAGAAAGTTCGAGCAGGTCAAGCTCCTCCCCGACCGGAAAAGAAAAAGCCCCACCCCCGCACCGGCTTTGGGAAAAAACAGCGGGGGGGGGGACAGGGCCACGGCGCCCCCGCCCCCGCAAACCCGGGGGGCAGAAGTTTCGCCAATGATGGCTCCTGGAATGTACGTGCAGATATTTATCGTCTCGCTTTGCTATGTTTAA